Proteins encoded in a region of the Brassica oleracea var. oleracea cultivar TO1000 unplaced genomic scaffold, BOL UnpScaffold01710, whole genome shotgun sequence genome:
- the LOC106321464 gene encoding probable F-box protein At4g22165 translates to SLRWRWSQCGVIVERLRLGLVVPTKLVVTVTGEVFKVEKWWRPRSETWSFRVIKLCSLGFLRMRNHQLVGSLGDESMLLDQGITVLGNDGFIRDSIYFSVKRDNTSSIFVFNLKTKKTEPLHNFDCSYQGLRKHDGYQLRY, encoded by the coding sequence AGCCTCCGATGGAGGTGGTCTCAGTGCGGTGTTATTGTGGAAAGACTACGTTTAGGTCTTGTTGTTCCGACAAAACTTGTAGTCACGGTGACAGGAGAAGTCTTCAAGGTTGAAAAATGGTGGAGGCCGAGGTCTGAAACCTGGTCCTTCAGGGTTATCAAGCTTTGTTCACTAGGATTCCTGAGGATGAGGAATCACCAACTCGTTGGTTCTTTGGGAGACGAGTCAATGCTTTTGGATCAAGGCATCACTGTGCTCGGCAATGACGGATTCATTAGAGATTCCATCTATTTCAGTGTTAAAAGGGATAACACAAGTTCTatctttgtttttaatctcAAGACAAAGAAGACAGAGCCGCTGCACAACTTTGATTGTTCTTACCAAGGTTTACGCAAACATGATGGATACCAACTACGTTATTGA